The genomic stretch TTCACTCGCTAGATGACAATGTTGCTTTGGAATATCCCCTTAAACTAGTTTCTCAGCCTGGAAaatagggaggggaagaaagggtaGAAGCAGCAGAGAATTAGTCAAATGAAAAGGAAACTACATTATCAGGAGCAAGTGCTAAACATTAAAATCCTCTTAAACCTGTATAAAACCTTAGACTTTGCTCAAGAAAGAACAATGACAGCTTACACCAAAATGCCTGGCTGCTACAAGGAGACACCCTTGTTCATCCTTTATTCGAGGCTCTTTGCTGCCTCTCATCTTAATCACTCTTGGCCTCCATTTCAAAGCCTCTGACGACTACAGGGCCTAGACTGCGTGAAGCAACACCGCACACCCAAACCTCCTTCCCCACATCTTAGTTCTTCCATGGCTATTTAGTCTCCTGAAGGTTAGAGATACATTCACTTGACCCAAGCCATTAAACAACTGTATTTCCAATCCAATTTTCCCTTGGATGAAAGACCAACACGCTCCTTGCCTGTTATAAATGGGAAGTGGTGGAAAATGAAAACCCTCCGGAGGTGTTCTAGCCACCCTGGCTCTCCCTTCACTATTGCCATGGATTAGGAATATGCACACAAACACCAGCCTCAGCTGATGAGCAATAATTTTACTCACACTAACTGTCTTTGTGATCACAGGAGTGACCTCACTGTTACTATTGTTAGCCATTTTAGACCTGTTTTGTGAATAGAGGATGACAACAGGACTGACAGGTCTAGCAGTTTCACCAACAGAAGCtgatttagggaaaaaagaaaaaaaaaatcatctttctaaaataataacatttgtgTTCGTATGGACTAGTGCAAGGAAACCATCACAGTTCATGCCCTTTGCTTTCAGGAGCACATTTTGGCTACTGTGAAGCTCCTTTATGCACCCTTTAGGATCAAATCCTCAGCAGGATCCTTTAAATCCTACAAGAAGAGGAACACCAACAGGACAAACTCTGAATCTGGAATGTTTTCAATATattaccaagaaaagaaaaagaaattaaaaaataaagaggcaaGTAATACAaaccaaaggcagaaaaacatcTCACTGGGAAACCTGAGGAGATCTCTACATCTAGACATTGTAGGAGTCTCTTCCTTCCTGGAAATTTAAGAGATGTACATGTACACAAAGCCAAAAAGTCAGCAAAAGCATGTAGTATCTAACCTAGGCCTGACAGGCTGCTAGCTCCCAAATATGCAGCATCCACTCTTCCTTATCTAAAAGGAAGGCAATTGCAGTGTAGAGACTTTTTGCTCTTAAAACACTGGTTAAAGGGTATATCCTGAGCCCTCAAGGACAGCACGCGATGCCTTCCTGTTATCCGCGAGTCAGGAAGGAAAATACCCAGTTTTCAAGCCATTGCAGCTACTTTTCACCGGAACAGGAACACTCACAGTTTTCACACTAGCCACAATAACCCATGCCCTACATTTCTAGAGATCCACAAACAAAATGGAGACGTTCAAaggcagcccctcacctgagaTCTCTCAAACACTTGCAGTGTTTCAGCATGTCCATGAGAGCAGACATATAGACCACCTTCCCCATCATGCCCAGGTTGGCCAACGAAAGAGTCCGCAAATGCTGGCACTGCAATCCGATGTTAACGAGCCCAGAGCCAGTAAGAATATTTGGCAGTTGTGCTAAGGTCAGGCTCTGCAAGTAAGTCAACTGGCTAATGGCAGCCACCTCTGAATCCCCCACGCTTTGTGCCCGGACACAAGGAGGCAACGAGTTCCGAATGGCTGGCTCGTTGCGGGGCATGGCAGAGGAAAAACTGGACCCAATTATTTCCAAGGTTTCCAAAAATCGGAGGCTTCCCATCAGAGCCCAGAATACTGAAGACTCTATCTTCTGATTTGCCTGGTCCCCTAAGTTCCTCGGATACGTCTGTATCCCAATCCGAACTTTCCTTCCAAATGTTTGGGGCACCAAATTAGATGCCGTGGGAGGCTTTTCCGCATTTGCAGCAACATCTGTGATGGAGCAAACCGGCAGCGCTAACGAGAGCAGGTgctttagcctggagagaagcTGGCACAAGTGATTCCCGATGCTTTCTGAGCTGTGATGGTGAGCTGCAGAGAGGTTGAGGTGTCTCAGGTTGCAGCAAGATGCCACCAGGCTTTCCAGAATGCTACTGTCAATGTCATCTTCTGCTTTTCGAAACAAGGACTCTGGAGCCAGACAGTGAACACAGCCACTGAGGTTCAAACTGGTCAAGCTTTTAAGATCCTTCCCACCGTTAATCACCCTCTGGATCAGGTGACCACCGGATAAGGTGCATCGGCTAAAGCTGAAGTAGAAAGGGTTGTTGAACTTCAAGTGTTGCAGGAGTCCAGAGCCATTAATCCAGGCTTTGGGCAATTGTAAAGCATCCAGACGTACGTTTCGAGCCATAGAGTCCAGGAGGTTTTTAGTGGCTCCCGTCTCTGCAAAGCTACCGGGGGCAGAAATAAGGAAGGCGTGAAGGTTCTCAGGTGTCCGATCACTCAGCACCGCCAAGTACAGCCTCACCACCTCCTGATTCACATAGCCAGGAGCCAGCCTGGCATAGAAGACGCGCAGGTTCTGGTAATGGGGCACATTGCTCTCACCTACCATTAGCTGCCCAGAGAGCATAAAACCTTCTCGTGAGCGGTCGAGGATCTcaaaataaagcagcagtttCTCAAGGCTTGTGCAGCACGGAACAACACCATACGACGGCGTGTAAAGGGTTTGCTTCAGTTCCGAGACACGGCTAAGAGTGGCTTTGCACTCACTGCTCAGCTGGCTGGCATCGAAACCCGGATTTACGTCTATCGCCAGGGAgcggaggtgctggagcgtggaCAGCATCTTTGAGAGGCGGAGAGAGGTGacgtggcacccagacaagttcAGTTTTACCAGGTTCTTGCATCGCGTTACATGATCAATAGTGGAGCTGGGCAGCCAGTAGCACCCAGCCATGTTCAGCTGGTAAATCTCTTTTCCGATATCCCTCATCAGTTGCTTCACTTTGTCTTTGTTTACCTGTGCTCAAACAAAACCACATTCAGTGAGATACACGGCAATGGTGTGCACTGACTCAGTTTCCCACCTGACGATGGGTTAGCATTTAGATTATGTGGCTCATCCAAAGGTTTCGGGATGCCAGCACAATCTAAGGATTATTACACTGCAGGCAGCTGGCTCGGTCTGCCACACTTCAGACCCTGAAGATTACACTTCCTTTAGCTTCTTACTCTGTGTGTTACTGTGCATTACTTGGCCTCACAGTCTGTGTTACAGACTGTGAGGCCAAATCTGTTCAGCAACTgacaggggactggagcaccacCTCCATTTTCT from Numenius arquata chromosome 14, bNumArq3.hap1.1, whole genome shotgun sequence encodes the following:
- the FBXL18 gene encoding F-box/LRR-repeat protein 18 codes for the protein MAAPLSRWRRATAGAPSSSRRATLKMAVRSGRGGGGGGVARRGSRVMAAPEEPCGGRAGEKPGRDAAGLSGARGRRRRRRQWRRDRAAAAMFRCGEEVVSGESEEESNGVNLMEFSDEILLHILSYVPCTDLVLNVRRTCRKLATLCLDKSLTHTVLLQKDYKVNKDKVKQLMRDIGKEIYQLNMAGCYWLPSSTIDHVTRCKNLVKLNLSGCHVTSLRLSKMLSTLQHLRSLAIDVNPGFDASQLSSECKATLSRVSELKQTLYTPSYGVVPCCTSLEKLLLYFEILDRSREGFMLSGQLMVGESNVPHYQNLRVFYARLAPGYVNQEVVRLYLAVLSDRTPENLHAFLISAPGSFAETGATKNLLDSMARNVRLDALQLPKAWINGSGLLQHLKFNNPFYFSFSRCTLSGGHLIQRVINGGKDLKSLTSLNLSGCVHCLAPESLFRKAEDDIDSSILESLVASCCNLRHLNLSAAHHHSSESIGNHLCQLLSRLKHLLSLALPVCSITDVAANAEKPPTASNLVPQTFGRKVRIGIQTYPRNLGDQANQKIESSVFWALMGSLRFLETLEIIGSSFSSAMPRNEPAIRNSLPPCVRAQSVGDSEVAAISQLTYLQSLTLAQLPNILTGSGLVNIGLQCQHLRTLSLANLGMMGKVVYMSALMDMLKHCKCLRDLRLEQPYFCAGAQFFQALSHCSSLQRLCIVSRSGTLQSDAVMSFMANCLEVIMCHMFMGESLTVCKNLQQSIVRSFQADRPALNVVIFPLLHEDLTEVIRDVPMRHLDEITLFKSRVAEEPPNLWW